A stretch of the Candidatus Cloacimonadota bacterium genome encodes the following:
- a CDS encoding CopG family transcriptional regulator: MEKRVGTALILIESRENIKLLNDIISKHSQIIIGRQGLPRSTAQSVISLVLEGTTDEIGSLTGQLGRLKGIQVKSVLLKNIQNE, encoded by the coding sequence ATGGAAAAGAGAGTTGGAACTGCACTTATTCTTATTGAAAGCCGTGAAAACATAAAGCTTCTCAACGACATCATTTCGAAACATTCCCAAATTATTATTGGACGCCAAGGGCTCCCTCGCAGCACTGCCCAAAGTGTTATTTCGCTTGTTCTTGAAGGTACCACCGATGAAATTGGTTCGTTAACCGGCCAATTAGGCCGATTAAAAGGCATTCAAGTTAAATCAGTACTTTTAAAGAACATACAAAATGAATAG